cTTGTCATCGCTGGAGTGATTGCCTGTCTTGTAAGGTcttaatttttttttcatttataGACTATAGTACAAATTTATTTTGATATAGAAATGACAAAATGAACTATACTCCGTGGAGTAAGTGTGATTTTGGGATCCTGCTTGCATCTATGAACACTGAGCACTGGACAGTGGCCTGATAGCACAACGGTGGAATCAATGAGCATTTGGGTCCCTGGCACAAACCTACACTCGTCACGCCTCTGTGCTATGACTATCACCACGTGTGGAAACCATCCGAGCATATTTCCTTAATTAAGACGGTCCTTCATTGAGACCATGGTGAATCATGATCACCGTTTTCATCAAAGTGGCTTTAGTTTGGGAATTGAGTGATGTTGGGCTTTGTTTGTTAATCTATGTAAGCTACAAAGATTAGAACATAAATGAAAAATAGTATACCATGtgatatattttttttttttgagctgaTACCATGTGATATATCGTTTAGGATGAGAACATAATCAAAAGTTATATCCTGTTAGTTCTTCATGGCTAAATTTAGGATTCGAATTTGTACTCCTTGCTATAAGGGGAAGTTAAAGTTTGTCGTGGAATGATGAAAATTATGGGAAAATGTGATTCTCCTAGCAGAtgatttgcttctttatgcctctGCTATACAAAATCTCCTAGCCTTTTCTTATATTTTTTGGGTGTATTTCCAAATCTTTGCTTGTATGTTCGGATAGGGTTTAAACGTTTTAGCTTGGGAACAGAGAAACTCTTCTCACTTCTTGACATACACATCAACAGCCTTGGTTAATTAGCTGCTTGTTGGAACAGTTTTGGCTTAAACTGTTTGTACTTTTTGAAGAGACACCTCTGTATGTAACTTATCTCGCCATTCATGATATAAGCTGTTCTTTGTTTGGTACTAAGTGTTTGTCATTCATATACTCACCTAGTTTTTGTCCTAGAAATGCGAGGATTATATGTAGATTCGTCAGAAAATATGTTACTGATCATTTGATTTATGGGCTGTAGGCTATGCTTGTTGATCCGGAAAACATTGATTCAAACTTGTTGGGCACTAGGGGTTTGTGCCGGCTTCTACTGGGAAATGGAGAGGGTGCTCTAAATGATGCCCATCTTTGCAGGGCAATAAGACCTGATGCAGATTCATGCTGGCTGCAGGGCTACTCACATTTGCAACTAAAGGTGACACAGAATCAAGATTTggcacttgtttaaatcttgtggctAAACCTTTTTGGGGATCCGCTCAACCCCCTCTCTCTTCATTCTTAGGAGTACGAAAAGGCATGCGACACATTTCTGGACGGTCTCAAACTGAAGCCATGTTTTGTTGGAATCGAGAAGGGGTTAAGGTAACCTACTTGATCTACTTCAGCGCATGCTTTCTTAAAAGTCCACTTTGTTGTGATATCTAGTAGTATTTTGTGGCATCAGTTCAGTGATTCAGTTAGCATGGCAATGTACATACAGAGTTACGTAGCGCGTCGAAACTTCAGAAAGGCAAACAAATAAATGGCCTTGTATTTACCAAAAAAGAAACATGAAGAGGATATGCTGTCTTTGTACTCTAAatcatatggatccaatcacatatTTGCATGGAATTCTGTTTACTACGTATGTACATACATCAATAATATGGACAATGTTTGTGTTTCATTTGCCTATTTGGCCTATTTCCACAAGAATTACTTACTGGTGGAAATGCATTCAGATGCTTTGCTGATCGTACTATCTGGAACGTGCAGGCAAGCTCTGAGTTTATTGAAAGACTCTCACGCTGACAAGAAGAACGGCATAGAGGGGCGATATCGTGAAGCACGTCTTTTCCTTTGGTGAGATCAATTTGACTAATAACAAGTCTGACGCCTTGGCTCTTGTGACAAATCGCCTGCTGCGTGCGCGCTGAAGAAGGTGGTGCTTGATGCCCTGTAGGTTCATTTTGTGTAGTCTGCGGCTGCAACCCTGAACATTTGGCCGGTCATGGATACTGACTGTGTAGTGCTAGAAAGCAGAAGCTGTTGCGCTCTGAGGTGACATGGTTGTGATGATTCATCTGGGTATGAGTACATCTTTTTTAGGGTAAAGAGAGCTCTATTAATTATATAGAAAAGGGTATTACAATCTTGGAAGATGTGTACATAGCCATTAGGTGCCGCTGCCTTGTTCTGAATCCCATTTGACATAATTCATGAGCTACCCTATTATCTGCTCCCTTCACATGGCGCCATTGCACCTTATCCAGTTAGGAGAAATACACAAGATCTCCTCAATCGTTGGTGACCAAGCCACTCGGTTCCTCGATGGGTTCTTCAGGGCTCGTATAATCCCCTCATTGTCTTACTGACTATGGCTGGCATTTGCACTAAATCTGTGGAGATTTCAATTCTCTCAAGTACTGCGTGAGCCTCTACCTCAGTGGCACGTCGCCGCTGTGAGATCCTTTCCTGGCTAGTGTAGAGAACCAATCCCCTACAGTCTCTATGAACTACGCTGATGGCTGCATCTCCAGATTCAGTAAAAAAAGCCCCTTTTCGCCCAGCCCTCTGCGGGTGCAGTCCACCCTTTCGGCATTGTATCAGCAGTGAATCTCCGTTGCGCGATGACTTCTTCAGTGAACATTGGCTTTGCCCTTGCCATCTGCCCGTTGTCGGACGGGCAACAGTTCCGCGCTGTAGCATAAGAGGAACTCCACCGATTCCTTAACTGAGGCTTCTCCTTTATCATGTATCGCATCATTCCTCTCAACATGATCGTATATTATACTCTGGTGATGCTTGCATAATCTTgtttcttcaaaaaaaaaaatatgtgCGCTTCTTTTTTTTGGCGGCATGGTATGTGGTATTGAGTTTGTTCGAATCAATGTTCCCTGGAAGAAACACTCGAGTCGGTCTTGAGTAGACTCCTTGGTCCGTACGTCCTGTCCTAGACAGAGTCTAGCAGGATACCTAGACGGATCGGCTAACAAACAGACGTGGGTGCAGACGGGCTGTTTCACCCTCCGTGATTTTAGGATCCTGATGTTACAAATCTCCACGTCAGCGCGTAAGTTTTGCCAGGGAACACAAAGAGATCGATGGCGTCGCCGGCGATCCGCTCCGCGGGAGCGCTCCGCCACCGGCTTCCGCGTCTCCTCTCCTCCGCCACCACCCGCTCCCCCTCATACTCCACCAAGGTCAAAGTGCGTACTCTTCGCATCATCTTCTTGATCATTCTACCATCTTCTCAATGCAAAACCCCGATGCATTATGCATGCTACTCCGATCAGCCGGCCGGCGATCGTTCTCTGCCTTCTCTGTTTTGGGATCACTACGTTTTCAGACCCTTTGCTTTGCGTGTCTGATCAGGGGCGTCGATTTGACAAGGAGACACTGGCTAGCGCGAAGAGGCTCGAGGAGGGTGCCAATTCCAGGGAACAGCACACCAAGGGCGAGGAGGAACAGTATGCCAAGATAGACTCGCCTGCTTGGATTTCGCTCTCAAAGAAGTGTTGGACTTCCATACACATCGGAGGCAGAGATCTGTAAGTGTTCATTACAGCCTCTACCTAGCTACGTGATGCATATGTATATGTGATCTCGTTTGCTGATTCTTCGTTTGTGTTGCAGGGAGATGACGGGTGCAGTTTCGTTCCTATGGGATATAGCAGACAAGATTATGGACTCCAAGTAGCAAGGTGTATACATGCTTTCTTGTTTTCATTAACAGTTCGATGAAGCTTAACTACAATGGCCGCCAAATTAATTAAGCATTTGCGCTGCACTCTCCCTCTCGCCAAGGTGTCGGTTGAGGGGTGGAGGTTTGGCTGACATCGACATGTTCATTTTTTCGATAATGGATGATTTTATTACTCAGAAAATATTACACCCGTCCTGCATAGGTAGGATGCACATAACAACAAGATGCTATGTAGTACAAAGATTTTTCGACATGTTCATACTATGTAGTACAAAGATTGATtgattacccgcaaaaaaaagatATGATTGATACATGTCAGTTTCATCAGCAACAAAATGTTTTATTTAAGGATGAGACGGCCGTTTGTTGATGACACCATGTATATTCTAGAGAAGTACATGTTGTTCGTTGGGACATCAAAATATCAAATGCTGCTAGTAACACATTAGCGGATGACATTTGTGTGTTGGCCGTGATCTCCTTTTGTTGAGAAATACTTTAGGATGTCCatgtttaaaaataaaatagGGTTTGTGGTACGGTCTATCCCCTTCCCTATGCGCTCTTTGGTGCTGCCGCTTACAATTCGCGT
This Lolium perenne isolate Kyuss_39 chromosome 1, Kyuss_2.0, whole genome shotgun sequence DNA region includes the following protein-coding sequences:
- the LOC127324806 gene encoding uncharacterized protein, which produces MASPAIRSAGALRHRLPRLLSSATTRSPSYSTKVKGRRFDKETLASAKRLEEGANSREQHTKGEEEQYAKIDSPAWISLSKKCWTSIHIGGRDLEMTGAVSFLWDIADKIMDSK